A part of Halobacillus shinanisalinarum genomic DNA contains:
- a CDS encoding N-acetylmuramoyl-L-alanine amidase → MAYLIALDDGHGENTPGKRTPYISSLGRAIHENEFNKPMINFLNEELKRCGFDTLLVAPGDTDHSLTSRTNRANKAGADAYISGHFNAFDGSFEGSNPSGISLFVYPGHLNRDAGELAGCIAKYLRQGTHQNYRGIKEANFHVLRETHMIAVLTENGFMDHPDEAFLMLDRDFQREVAIEHAKGICDYFNVRYVADDPAPTYSMDADERLGEVVIGDKPMNYRERPSLDAPVIRELPAGHGKNGEPYTVHLYEVKGHWLRLGQGWISNAEGAYATVKMYDKNPNGSVYRVIINGKQVGAYADDDNIADQVRKAVESGKDNVKIERV, encoded by the coding sequence ATGGCTTACTTAATTGCTTTAGATGACGGACATGGAGAAAACACACCGGGAAAACGCACGCCTTATATTTCTAGTTTGGGGCGAGCAATTCATGAAAATGAATTTAATAAACCGATGATTAATTTTCTTAATGAAGAGTTAAAACGGTGTGGATTTGATACACTTCTAGTCGCACCAGGTGACACTGATCATTCCTTAACATCAAGAACTAATCGTGCAAATAAGGCCGGGGCCGATGCTTATATCTCTGGTCATTTTAATGCGTTTGATGGTAGCTTTGAAGGGTCTAACCCTAGCGGAATTTCGTTATTTGTTTACCCTGGTCACTTGAACAGAGATGCGGGAGAACTTGCTGGATGTATTGCTAAATATCTAAGGCAAGGGACGCATCAAAACTATCGTGGTATTAAAGAAGCTAATTTCCACGTACTACGTGAAACCCACATGATTGCTGTACTAACTGAAAATGGTTTTATGGATCATCCAGATGAAGCCTTTCTTATGTTGGATAGAGACTTCCAAAGGGAAGTTGCCATTGAGCACGCTAAAGGGATTTGTGATTATTTCAATGTTCGTTATGTAGCAGACGATCCGGCGCCAACGTATAGCATGGATGCAGATGAACGACTAGGCGAAGTGGTCATTGGAGATAAACCAATGAACTACCGTGAACGTCCTAGTCTTGATGCACCTGTAATCCGAGAGTTACCAGCAGGACACGGTAAAAACGGGGAACCTTATACTGTTCACCTGTATGAAGTTAAAGGCCATTGGCTACGGCTAGGTCAAGGTTGGATTAGTAACGCGGAAGGTGCATACGCCACCGTTAAGATGTACGATAAAAATCCTAACGGCTCCGTTTACCGAGTAATTATTAACGGTAAGCAGGTTGGTGCCTATGCTGATGATGACAACATTGCTGATCAAGTGCGAAAAGCCGTTGAGTCTGGCAAGGATAATGTGAAGATCGAACGAGTGTAA
- a CDS encoding YolD-like family protein: protein MSDHVNDRGTAKWTSLMIPEHVEMLQKMRKEEKRVEKGILDEQQIEENSFALQRAMNDNLLVELKHHNGFDYSYTPVKVKGINPSTKKISCIDQVNKEDITISFDNVFEITFL, encoded by the coding sequence ATGAGTGATCACGTAAATGATCGGGGAACCGCAAAGTGGACTTCATTAATGATTCCGGAACACGTTGAAATGCTACAGAAAATGCGGAAAGAAGAAAAGCGTGTAGAAAAAGGCATACTGGATGAGCAACAGATCGAGGAAAACAGTTTTGCGTTGCAACGTGCTATGAATGATAACTTACTTGTTGAACTAAAACATCACAATGGTTTCGATTACAGTTATACCCCGGTTAAAGTTAAGGGAATAAATCCAAGTACAAAAAAGATTAGTTGCATTGATCAAGTAAATAAAGAAGACATCACCATTAGTTTTGATAATGTCTTTGAGATAACCTTTTTATAA
- a CDS encoding FtsK/SpoIIIE domain-containing protein, whose translation MIVEIGSTMIMAGVAGYSYLKTKGPATNDGEKIQRIFANSGWTVQEDGKMKTVRMRRKRKIEGGTEYVLQLPLGMSSKEIIDKQNVLEDGLNRRSKYIEFDPRDLLQVKWDKTALKQIRKIVTDKKIARKEIEIDFDGMLRIRVYNQPLAKQIDWKGDLLRNGWKVPIGFNRKEMIYHDFDKLYSLIVAGTPGYGKSQYLNMLITTLIIMQPQNVSFSLIDLKEGAEFNKFKDLKQVKRYATEPEEAKNVLEAVQEDMKKVYQDFISKGYSNVKEAGIKKRHFIIIDEGADIAGDQSCIDLLTEIGRKGRAAGFYPVYATQYPTSRSVPIDMKRNIPTRLTFVLDSGTASSNVLDQAGAEDLPMIPGRAIYKNVRCQTVQTPYMSDEQIKVCVKPHITIKGKDDQREQHLDKTESSRKRPLEFEKV comes from the coding sequence ATGATCGTAGAGATCGGATCCACAATGATCATGGCTGGAGTGGCTGGATATTCTTATTTGAAAACGAAAGGTCCAGCAACAAATGATGGAGAAAAAATTCAACGTATCTTCGCTAACTCAGGATGGACGGTGCAGGAAGATGGAAAAATGAAAACGGTGAGGATGCGGAGAAAAAGGAAAATTGAGGGAGGGACGGAATATGTGTTGCAGCTCCCATTAGGGATGTCCTCTAAAGAAATTATCGATAAACAGAACGTGTTAGAGGATGGACTGAATAGGCGGTCTAAATATATAGAATTTGATCCACGGGACCTTTTACAAGTGAAGTGGGATAAAACGGCTTTAAAGCAGATACGAAAGATTGTCACAGATAAAAAGATTGCAAGAAAAGAGATTGAAATTGATTTTGACGGAATGTTACGTATCAGAGTCTACAACCAACCATTAGCAAAACAAATTGATTGGAAGGGTGATCTTCTGAGAAATGGTTGGAAGGTGCCTATTGGATTCAACCGAAAAGAGATGATTTATCATGATTTCGATAAGTTGTATTCCCTTATTGTTGCCGGTACTCCTGGATATGGTAAATCTCAGTATTTAAACATGCTGATCACGACCTTAATCATAATGCAGCCTCAGAATGTAAGTTTCTCACTGATCGACCTGAAGGAAGGAGCGGAATTTAACAAATTCAAGGATTTGAAACAAGTAAAGAGATATGCAACCGAACCTGAAGAGGCGAAAAATGTATTGGAAGCGGTCCAGGAAGATATGAAAAAGGTTTATCAAGACTTCATAAGTAAGGGATACAGTAACGTCAAAGAAGCTGGAATAAAAAAACGCCACTTTATAATTATTGATGAGGGGGCGGATATTGCAGGGGATCAAAGTTGCATTGATCTGTTAACCGAAATTGGAAGAAAAGGTCGAGCCGCCGGTTTTTACCCGGTTTATGCGACCCAATATCCGACCAGTCGATCTGTTCCCATCGATATGAAAAGAAATATTCCTACACGTTTAACCTTTGTGTTAGATAGCGGAACGGCATCAAGTAATGTTTTGGATCAAGCGGGTGCTGAGGATTTACCAATGATTCCTGGAAGGGCTATATATAAAAACGTCCGTTGTCAGACTGTACAAACGCCATATATGAGTGACGAACAGATCAAAGTATGTGTTAAACCTCACATCACCATTAAAGGGAAGGATGATCAGCGTGAACAACACCTTGATAAAACAGAATCGAGTAGAAAACGTCCTCTTGAGTTTGAAAAGGTTTGA
- a CDS encoding replication-relaxation family protein, with the protein MTRSQLQTIHDLKGVRNTNRFLQSMGDYLSCYRHGLENVYYLNKAGRDQIGSDVIRKKTLQVQHFLLRNQLWIYLKRPKTWENEVKIKAAADLSIICDAKFERKGMPIFVEADVSQPMAVNKKKIDKYRKIQEVTGVDFYLLWVTEIEGRKPRLEALMNGMKGHVYTLNEIK; encoded by the coding sequence TTGACACGCTCCCAGCTGCAAACCATTCATGATTTAAAAGGGGTCCGTAACACCAATCGTTTTTTACAATCAATGGGTGACTATTTATCATGCTATCGACACGGTCTTGAAAACGTCTACTATCTAAACAAAGCTGGCCGTGATCAAATAGGTAGTGATGTCATACGAAAGAAAACACTACAAGTGCAGCATTTCCTATTACGTAATCAATTATGGATCTATTTGAAGCGGCCAAAGACATGGGAAAATGAAGTCAAAATTAAAGCGGCTGCTGATCTGTCTATCATTTGTGATGCTAAGTTTGAACGTAAAGGGATGCCAATATTTGTTGAAGCGGACGTAAGCCAGCCGATGGCCGTTAATAAAAAGAAAATCGATAAGTATAGAAAGATTCAAGAGGTGACAGGGGTAGACTTTTATCTATTGTGGGTCACAGAGATTGAAGGCAGAAAACCACGCCTGGAAGCTCTCATGAACGGAATGAAGGGGCATGTGTACACCTTAAACGAAATTAAATAA
- a CDS encoding helix-turn-helix domain-containing protein, which translates to MRIKVKLNEMIEESGLRKKHIAKKLDVNPTTISGWISGKRRIFLEDAVRLANILNCDVNDLYEIVDERKEG; encoded by the coding sequence ATGAGAATAAAAGTTAAATTAAATGAAATGATCGAGGAATCTGGTTTGAGGAAAAAGCATATTGCTAAAAAATTAGATGTAAACCCAACTACGATATCCGGTTGGATTAGTGGAAAAAGGAGGATTTTCTTAGAAGATGCTGTCAGGCTCGCGAATATACTTAATTGTGATGTTAATGACTTATATGAGATAGTTGATGAACGAAAAGAGGGATAA
- a CDS encoding membrane lipoprotein lipid attachment site-containing protein: MKRILLTLSAMALLGACSEAETTLSKEEFEQLEEGMTHGEVIEVAGGQAADTIDDGALGGKELTYKGEGGVEKDSEVYLYFEGEKLSMIVDSGLMEKEPEDDRELIMSIDYEVVEEKENTDNNSLNLRVKLPSKEEYLYNFSAEDVVNYIKESHKEGGYDAIWVNVHSAGDPFGDNLASGRIAYTQKGAAMIGADKAGEVIIE; this comes from the coding sequence ATGAAAAGAATACTTCTCACATTGTCAGCTATGGCATTATTAGGTGCATGTTCTGAAGCGGAGACTACTTTGTCCAAAGAAGAATTTGAACAACTGGAAGAAGGAATGACCCATGGGGAGGTTATTGAAGTAGCTGGTGGGCAGGCAGCTGATACAATAGATGACGGAGCGTTAGGAGGAAAAGAACTCACCTATAAGGGTGAAGGTGGTGTAGAGAAAGACTCAGAGGTTTATCTTTACTTCGAAGGTGAAAAACTCTCGATGATTGTAGACTCAGGGTTAATGGAAAAAGAACCAGAGGATGATAGGGAGCTCATTATGAGTATCGATTATGAAGTGGTAGAGGAAAAAGAAAACACGGATAATAATTCCCTTAACTTAAGAGTTAAACTCCCAAGCAAAGAAGAGTATTTGTATAATTTTAGTGCTGAAGATGTGGTTAACTACATTAAGGAAAGTCATAAAGAAGGCGGATATGATGCCATATGGGTAAATGTTCATTCAGCTGGTGATCCGTTTGGTGATAACCTGGCTTCTGGTCGAATTGCATATACTCAAAAAGGAGCAGCGATGATTGGAGCAGACAAAGCAGGAGAAGTGATAATAGAATAA
- a CDS encoding holin, with protein sequence MEQVMIFATVLIPVVSGLMELFKKAVNMPKNIVPVVSLVIGLAIGAAAYPFTEMELVLRLWAGGFAGLAGTGLFELVKKRAGYTKGDK encoded by the coding sequence ATGGAACAAGTGATGATTTTCGCAACGGTGCTCATTCCAGTGGTTTCAGGACTGATGGAATTATTTAAAAAAGCTGTGAACATGCCTAAGAACATCGTACCTGTAGTTAGTTTGGTTATCGGCTTAGCTATTGGAGCAGCTGCTTATCCATTTACAGAAATGGAACTTGTATTGCGTCTATGGGCAGGTGGGTTTGCTGGATTAGCAGGAACAGGACTATTTGAATTGGTTAAAAAACGCGCAGGATATACGAAAGGGGATAAATAA
- a CDS encoding Gp37-like protein, with protein sequence MKTGIRVYDKYLTELDEVHDYISLQFPRNYYEIGNFEIHINRYAHGVESFQEGNIIILGKQTHKAGIILSREIALDENGKATENWIFKGTTLKGLMRRRETKPPEHTDQDRKSGDAETVMKHYVDRHFVNPDDRARKMPRLVIAHNRHRGDHISWESRYKKVSDELTTIGKLTGIGWKVDVDLVNKQFIFDVMDGRDLTEGNNEGNDPVFFSPEYGTVETQRFSSSRIDSANVGFVGGQGEGEDREIIIVGNITGWERVETFIDARDVDDETGEGDNGESLKERGQRKLNDMAPQFHFEAQLLTPTFTEASNPFALKTPFEYEKDFDLGDRVNVDNRDWGITMKAPITAFLEVHEVGGFRLEATYGESVPTLTDKIQKKFNEISGIEQQELPAKYTQIQVEKAKKYSDKQLTKEQEARIEQAKANLKEAKEYAEPKFHEGPTPPEDKAKKWIDTSDLDNIVWRTWDGSEWVAGPGGPQGVPGPPGEDGQSLYTWIKYADDAQGTGMAELPDGKEYLGIAYNKTIQIESSDPNDYTWSKIEGPKGDQGVPGPTGENGQPTYTWIKYADDAVGTGLSDNPVGKEYIGLAYNKSTQTESSTASDYTFSLIKGPKGDQGERGPQGLRGLQGEAGSQGIQGIPGEDGTSSYTHVAYATNSTGTTGFSVSDSTNKTYIGIYVDPNPTDSTDPAKYNWTLIKGADGSQGIPGPAGEDGKTPYLHIAYATNSAGTSGFSTTESTGKTYIGQYTDFTQADSTTPSDYQWSLIKGDKGDRGEQGPQGIRGLQGPQGDQGIRGQTGADGLTAYTHIAYANNSTGTSGFSVSDSTGKLYIGVYADHTPSDSTDPSKYNWTLIKGADGERGIPGQPGEDGRTPYLHIAYATNSDGSAGFSTTDAAGKTYIGQYTDFNATDSNNPSSYSWSLIKGPKGEIGDTGPQGPEGPQGPKGATGPDGPQGPQGIQGPAGVDGETYYTWIMYADDANGSGISNSPSGKEYIGIAKNKTTGTESTNPDDYSWSLIKGPKGDAGATGPKGETGATGPQGNNYEIRYRRTQVRPPAPSGNEPSDWYLTVEEVAQGYGNVWFSECIRNSSGNILGSWSMPALHQYYSSNLLENQPWSIGTGSDGNYSQNGKTEENYREIDATPFGGRDIIWKARSQDADDSSEGGWNHDDIPIDHTQRYRLSVWAMQLDRVPRIYLGCDSGILNLDGSTNTNPYFWSGDLPELGRWYLIVGYMYGSGETLDTRHELGGVYDGKTGEQIDTALTFRVPVDRLTQEHRTYLYYSDDIISEAAQAHYYAPRFDLADGNEPSIEDLLKQGRRGAQGPQGNTGPQGPQGIKGPPGPNGETYYTWIKYADTVSGSGMSDDPTNKEYIGISYNNLDQTESSNAADYTWALVKGPKGDTGSQGPQGPTGDQGPTGPQGPKGPQGVEGPPGADGQPRYTWIRYANDQYGNGMSNFPDGKRYIGLAQNKTTATESTSPSAYTWAKMEGDRGPTGPTGPTGDQGPQGPTGPEGERGPNIVDTNTSFGVNWLVADYIKSLNGLNVGNGQFVVDNYGNVKFAGDLQGASGYFKGSVTTDDGAGDKVEIANGQWQTVLNNRRSIRSIGRTLEFYDSGINDPNPDYGKIGDITSAWDIDEPGKRGLSIQGNKDYISLSREISSTVARRQFLLDWTDPNKQKAFLAGGGSWTDNGYLDLRSTWTGGSAGGKVPKLLISNYTENYGDPSQTQWSAGIMFTGRDNQAPGGSDNRFGFEHWQYRGDSKGSAKLMWSSDSHPVDSYYKGDGTYFEVNTTTAILPINTWIQAGDVSPSSYKAMGH encoded by the coding sequence TTGAAAACAGGCATCCGAGTCTATGACAAATATTTAACGGAACTAGATGAAGTCCATGATTATATCAGTCTTCAATTTCCCCGTAATTATTACGAGATTGGTAACTTTGAGATTCATATCAACCGTTATGCGCACGGGGTAGAAAGCTTCCAAGAAGGAAACATTATCATCCTTGGAAAGCAAACACACAAAGCAGGGATCATCCTTAGTCGCGAAATTGCTCTCGATGAAAACGGGAAAGCAACCGAGAACTGGATATTTAAAGGAACAACGTTAAAGGGGCTTATGAGGCGACGCGAAACCAAGCCTCCTGAACACACTGACCAGGATCGAAAATCGGGTGATGCAGAAACCGTCATGAAACATTATGTTGATCGACATTTTGTGAATCCGGATGACCGGGCACGGAAAATGCCACGCCTGGTCATTGCCCATAATCGTCATAGAGGCGACCACATCTCTTGGGAATCCCGATATAAAAAAGTATCTGATGAGTTAACCACAATAGGCAAACTCACAGGTATTGGTTGGAAAGTTGACGTTGACCTTGTTAATAAGCAATTCATATTCGATGTTATGGATGGACGAGATTTGACGGAAGGAAACAATGAGGGAAATGATCCAGTCTTCTTCAGTCCTGAATATGGAACAGTCGAAACACAACGGTTTTCAAGCTCTCGTATTGATTCAGCCAACGTTGGATTTGTCGGTGGGCAGGGTGAAGGTGAGGACCGTGAAATCATCATTGTTGGGAATATCACTGGATGGGAGAGGGTTGAAACCTTTATCGATGCCCGTGATGTCGATGATGAAACAGGTGAAGGCGACAACGGTGAATCATTGAAAGAGCGTGGCCAACGAAAGCTTAATGATATGGCTCCGCAGTTTCACTTTGAGGCTCAACTTCTAACACCTACTTTCACCGAAGCAAGTAACCCTTTTGCGCTTAAAACGCCATTTGAGTATGAGAAGGACTTTGACTTGGGTGACCGAGTAAACGTAGACAATCGAGACTGGGGCATCACCATGAAAGCGCCTATTACGGCCTTTTTGGAGGTTCATGAAGTAGGTGGTTTTCGATTAGAAGCTACCTACGGTGAGTCGGTGCCGACATTGACTGATAAAATTCAGAAGAAGTTTAATGAGATCAGCGGCATTGAACAGCAAGAGTTGCCGGCTAAATATACTCAGATTCAGGTGGAAAAAGCTAAGAAATACAGTGACAAGCAATTAACTAAAGAGCAAGAAGCACGGATTGAACAAGCGAAAGCTAATCTCAAAGAGGCTAAGGAATATGCTGAACCAAAATTCCATGAAGGTCCTACTCCTCCTGAGGATAAAGCCAAGAAGTGGATCGACACATCTGATCTCGATAACATTGTATGGAGAACATGGGACGGATCTGAATGGGTAGCTGGTCCGGGTGGTCCGCAGGGTGTTCCTGGTCCTCCTGGCGAGGATGGCCAATCTCTTTACACATGGATTAAATACGCTGATGATGCCCAGGGAACTGGGATGGCAGAGCTACCTGACGGCAAAGAGTATTTAGGGATAGCCTATAACAAAACCATTCAAATAGAATCATCGGATCCTAATGACTACACATGGTCTAAAATTGAAGGGCCCAAAGGGGATCAGGGAGTACCCGGTCCAACTGGTGAAAATGGCCAACCAACTTATACATGGATTAAGTATGCCGATGATGCTGTTGGGACAGGGCTTTCAGATAATCCGGTTGGTAAAGAGTATATAGGACTTGCGTATAATAAGAGCACTCAAACAGAGTCGTCAACCGCGAGTGATTATACTTTTTCTCTTATTAAAGGTCCTAAGGGTGATCAAGGAGAAAGAGGTCCACAAGGTTTGAGGGGCTTACAGGGTGAAGCAGGAAGCCAAGGTATCCAAGGGATTCCGGGTGAAGATGGCACCTCCAGCTACACGCATGTTGCCTATGCGACCAATTCAACAGGTACAACTGGTTTTTCGGTTAGTGACTCGACAAATAAAACGTATATCGGTATCTATGTGGATCCCAATCCAACTGACTCCACTGATCCTGCCAAATATAACTGGACGCTGATTAAAGGTGCAGATGGTAGCCAGGGGATACCAGGACCTGCTGGAGAAGACGGCAAGACACCTTACTTGCATATAGCTTATGCCACCAATAGCGCAGGAACGTCTGGATTTAGTACAACCGAGTCCACTGGAAAAACGTACATCGGACAATACACCGATTTCACTCAAGCCGACAGCACCACTCCTTCTGATTATCAGTGGTCATTGATTAAAGGGGATAAAGGCGATCGGGGTGAGCAAGGTCCTCAAGGTATTCGAGGTTTACAAGGTCCTCAAGGAGATCAGGGAATACGTGGCCAGACGGGAGCCGATGGATTAACAGCCTATACACACATTGCCTATGCCAACAACAGCACAGGCACAAGTGGTTTTAGCGTTAGTGACTCTACTGGCAAACTTTATATCGGTGTGTATGCAGACCATACCCCAAGCGACAGCACCGACCCTAGCAAGTATAACTGGACACTTATTAAAGGGGCAGACGGTGAACGCGGTATTCCAGGTCAACCGGGAGAAGATGGAAGAACACCTTATCTTCATATTGCATATGCGACAAATAGTGATGGCTCAGCAGGATTTAGTACAACGGATGCAGCAGGAAAAACGTATATTGGTCAATATACAGACTTCAATGCTACTGATAGTAACAATCCTTCCAGTTATTCGTGGTCATTAATTAAGGGTCCAAAGGGAGAAATAGGCGATACTGGACCTCAAGGACCTGAAGGACCACAGGGGCCAAAAGGTGCTACAGGTCCAGACGGACCCCAAGGTCCACAAGGTATTCAAGGTCCAGCAGGTGTAGATGGAGAAACTTACTACACTTGGATTATGTATGCCGATGATGCAAACGGATCGGGAATCAGTAACTCACCTTCAGGTAAAGAGTATATAGGTATTGCTAAAAACAAAACTACAGGTACTGAATCAACGAATCCTGACGACTATTCATGGTCCTTAATAAAAGGTCCTAAGGGTGACGCAGGTGCAACAGGACCAAAAGGGGAAACGGGTGCTACTGGACCACAAGGTAATAACTATGAAATACGCTATAGGCGTACACAAGTGCGACCTCCTGCTCCATCAGGTAATGAACCTAGTGACTGGTATCTAACTGTTGAAGAAGTTGCACAGGGTTATGGTAACGTATGGTTTTCTGAGTGTATAAGAAATTCTAGCGGTAATATACTGGGGTCTTGGTCTATGCCCGCACTACATCAGTATTACAGCAGCAATCTTTTAGAAAATCAACCTTGGTCAATAGGTACGGGCAGTGATGGCAACTATTCTCAAAATGGAAAAACTGAAGAAAATTATCGTGAAATTGATGCAACTCCGTTTGGTGGAAGGGATATTATCTGGAAAGCACGTTCACAGGACGCCGATGATAGCAGTGAAGGTGGATGGAATCATGATGATATTCCAATAGACCATACACAAAGATACAGGTTGTCTGTGTGGGCTATGCAGCTAGACAGGGTACCAAGAATTTATTTAGGGTGCGACAGCGGAATATTAAATCTTGATGGCTCAACAAATACAAACCCTTATTTTTGGAGTGGAGACCTGCCAGAGCTAGGGAGATGGTATTTAATAGTAGGGTACATGTATGGTTCAGGCGAAACCCTCGACACTAGGCATGAATTAGGTGGCGTGTACGATGGCAAGACAGGTGAGCAAATTGACACAGCACTTACATTTAGGGTACCTGTAGATAGGCTTACACAAGAACACAGAACGTACCTCTACTATTCAGATGACATTATTAGTGAAGCTGCACAAGCACATTATTACGCTCCAAGGTTTGATTTAGCTGACGGAAATGAGCCTAGTATAGAAGACTTGTTAAAGCAAGGACGTAGGGGTGCTCAAGGTCCTCAAGGAAATACAGGGCCTCAAGGACCACAGGGAATTAAAGGCCCACCTGGACCGAATGGCGAAACTTATTATACATGGATAAAATATGCCGACACTGTTTCGGGTAGTGGTATGTCAGATGATCCAACAAATAAAGAGTATATAGGGATCTCCTATAATAATCTTGATCAAACCGAATCAAGTAATGCAGCTGACTATACTTGGGCATTAGTAAAAGGACCGAAAGGCGACACAGGTAGTCAGGGGCCCCAAGGTCCTACAGGCGATCAGGGTCCGACCGGTCCGCAAGGCCCGAAAGGTCCCCAGGGTGTGGAAGGTCCACCGGGAGCAGATGGACAACCTAGATACACTTGGATTCGGTATGCAAATGACCAATACGGTAACGGTATGTCTAACTTTCCTGATGGAAAACGATATATTGGACTTGCTCAGAACAAAACAACGGCTACTGAGTCAACTTCACCTAGTGCATACACATGGGCTAAAATGGAAGGTGACAGAGGGCCAACAGGTCCTACCGGTCCCACAGGTGATCAGGGTCCGCAAGGGCCTACTGGACCAGAAGGTGAGAGAGGACCAAACATTGTTGACACCAACACGTCATTTGGCGTTAATTGGCTAGTTGCAGACTATATTAAGTCTCTTAACGGACTAAATGTAGGAAATGGACAGTTTGTTGTTGATAACTATGGAAATGTTAAGTTTGCGGGTGACTTACAGGGTGCAAGTGGTTACTTCAAAGGATCAGTAACTACTGACGACGGTGCAGGAGATAAAGTAGAAATAGCAAATGGTCAGTGGCAAACCGTGCTAAACAATAGGCGTTCTATTAGAAGCATTGGTAGAACCCTAGAATTTTACGATAGCGGTATTAATGATCCTAATCCCGATTACGGAAAGATAGGAGACATTACGTCAGCATGGGATATAGATGAACCTGGCAAACGTGGACTTTCTATTCAGGGTAATAAGGATTATATATCACTATCTCGTGAAATAAGCAGTACAGTAGCAAGAAGGCAGTTTTTACTAGATTGGACAGACCCTAACAAACAAAAAGCATTTTTAGCCGGTGGAGGTAGCTGGACTGATAACGGTTATTTAGACTTGCGTTCAACTTGGACAGGTGGATCAGCAGGCGGTAAAGTTCCTAAATTACTAATATCAAACTATACGGAAAACTATGGAGATCCTAGTCAAACACAGTGGTCAGCAGGCATAATGTTTACAGGACGTGATAACCAAGCACCAGGCGGCAGTGATAATCGCTTTGGGTTTGAACACTGGCAATACCGAGGCGATTCAAAGGGTTCTGCAAAACTGATGTGGTCCTCGGACAGTCATCCAGTAGATAGCTACTATAAAGGTGACGGAACTTATTTCGAAGTTAACACCACAACCGCAATTTTACCTATAAACACGTGGATACAAGCCGGTGACGTAAGCCCGAGTTCATATAAAGCTATGGGGCATTAG
- a CDS encoding YjcZ family sporulation protein, with the protein MSYGNNGGFAMIVVLFILLIIVGTSFNRGGFGGGFGGGY; encoded by the coding sequence ATGAGTTACGGCAATAACGGAGGATTTGCTATGATCGTTGTTCTCTTCATTCTTTTGATCATCGTAGGTACTAGCTTTAACCGCGGTGGATTTGGCGGTGGATTTGGTGGAGGTTATTAA